DNA sequence from the Pelagibaculum spongiae genome:
TACACCACAAGCACCTGAATTTACAGCACAAGCATTAAGCACGCCAGCTGCCGTACCACAAGCACTAGCATTGGCTGTACAAGGGCTAACCGCTGAAGCCGCTGCACCACAAACACTTGCATTTAGCGCACAAGGGCTGATTATTGCTGTTTTAGCACCGCAAACAATAAAATCTGCAGCGCAGGGATTTCCAGCAGAAAGGTTCGTGCCACAAGCAATTGCACCTCCGAGAGTTATATTATTGAAGCTCTGGTTAATGCCACAGGCACCAACACTTCCCACCGATGCAGAACCACTACCAACATTAGAGCCGCAAGTTCCAGCATCAGCAGCACAAGCTCCGTCTAAAAGCGTGTGTTGTGAGCCACACTGGCTGCTATTTGCAGCACATGCAGCACCTACTGGAATACCATTCAACTGGAGTTCAATTTCCGAGATATTTCTGTCTTCCATTTCATCATCGTCATCCATCACCGACTCTGAAACATCTAACAAAATCCCTCTTGCATACGCCATAAAAATATCTGGCGCTATTTCTAAATCAATTATTTTTTCGCCTGTTTCAAAATCTTCAGGCAAGCCCCGCATCGCGATTACTCGTTGATTAACCGATAGCACTGTATAATCAGCGACACCACTAATTCTTATAGATAGTTGGCCACCTAATTGATCAAGATGTTCCGCTCGATATACTGCGGGCAACATTTCCAACATAGTAACGTCAAATGGAGCTTCTGGAGTATTATTGATCTGGATTGTTTGCCACCTGCTATCCAATAAAAAATCAGGCTCAATATTTATTCCTGATGCAAAATTATTAAAAGCGGCAATACTGGATACTCTTTCAGAATCGAGTCGACAGACTTCCTGCTGACTTAATGCTAGCATCGATAAAGAGTCGATTTGTTGCATTACTTTCTCCTTATTTATTTAAATAATGGCCTCAAGATCACGTACAGAAGCCATCCTCCTACGTCTCACAATTACTTGCGGACGATTTTCTAGACTTTCATTTACTTTCTGATATTGAAAGTCGACAGACAACTCTTTATCGACACTGATTTCAGTAAAACTAATTTTTAATTTTTGTATTTTTTTTCGATGTAAAATCCACCCACTTGCCGTTGCTATACAAAGCAAACAAAAAGGCATTACGACATAAAATGTAACAGATGGTATTGGAACGCTATTTTTGGCTACTAAGTAAGTAGCGAGGTTAACTAAGCTATGAAGAGTCATCAACGAAAGCAATGAGAAATTATACTGCCGTAATACTGACAACAGCACACCAAAAGTAAAAAAGTACGCTGTAAGCCAAATATCTTTGTGTATGTGGATTAATGCAAATGCCACGCTGCCAAACAAAACCGTTCTGAAAAATGAATGTTTCCATACAATAGAAGGGATCAATCGAAAAATAACTTCTTCTGGAAAAGCGACCCAAACTAAATAATAAATGGTCATACCAAAAATCTGATTAAGAGGTATTTCTATTCCATACTTATTAGATATAACGTGAAAAACTGAAGCTAAAAATACCAGCAAGACAACATTAAAGAGCAGCTCTTTTTTTCCAGCTGAGATATCTTTCCTCGTTAAATATCCTTTAGCCATCGCAAAAGACACAAGACAAACAGAAACCAAAAAAACCAACAAGGGCAAGTAGTTAACAAAAACTCCTAACTGACTTTTAGAGAAGACAGCATTCAAAAAAAACATGCTTGCCAATGTCAACACGGATAAAAAATACAGCTGTCCACTACCCATATTTCTTCTTTCCCCCATAACTTCACAGCTTTCTCTTATATATTTTTTGAAAGTTTTTTATGATTTTTTTGTAAAGCTTGTTGTGTATCTAAATGTGCTCCATTCGCTTTTCTACTATTGACCACACAAAATCAGGCGATACATTATGTAAATGAAGCACTATTTATGATTTGCTTGTTATCTCACTGCCAAGCATAAAATAAAAATAATTTAAGGGTAAGTGGCACAAGAAATCAGACAAGAAGGGATGACAATATTAAATTGATATTCTACGTAATTGTTTTTTATCTACGGCATACAAGTAGTGGATTACATGACATTTAATCCACTACTCGCTACATCGAGGAAAATTAAGTTATGTGATAAATAGTAACTAATAAAGGTTATTTAGCTGACTCTAAAAATTCATTAACATCTGTCAATTTTGGAATACTGCTTTGAGCGCCTGCTTTACTAACACACAAAGCCGCTGCCGCATGGGCAAACCTTGCTGCCGCTTCAATTGAATCGCCTTGTAATAGTCGAATAAAAAAAGCACCATTAAAAGTATCACCAGCGGCTACAGTATCAACAACTTCAACTTTAAAACCGGCAATCTTTTGACCGGCTATTTTCTGATCTGAACTCTGCTGGCTGATCCAAACACCTTCTGCACCTAGAGTGATCATCACATTCGTCACTCCCTGCTGATGAAACCATCGCGAGGCTTGATCTGCCGAATGTTGGTCAATTATTGCAATACCACTCAGCAACTCAACTTCGGTTTGATTGGGAGTGATCCAATCTAACAGCGGATACAAACTTGTAGGCAGTTCAGCTGCTGGTGCAGGATTCAATGCCACAGCTATTTGATTGGCTTTGGCAATTGCAGCTGCTTGCACCACACCTTCCAATGGCGTTTCCAGCTGCATTAGTAATAATGAAGCTGATTCGAACAAACCGGCATGCTGTTTTATATGTTGCGAATCCAAAGCGGCATTAGCACCTGCGGCAAGCACAATCTGATTTTCGCCTTGAGCGTTTACCTGAATCATTGCAACGCCTGACGGCAACTCAGCGCTACAGCTTATTCCTTGGGCACTAATACCATCAGAAATAAGCGCCTGTTTTAATTGCAATCCAAGTGGATCACTTCCCAAGCAGGTAATAAATTCTACGCTGCCTTTATTACGACCATCTTTATCATGACTGTTTTTATCATAGTGAGTCACACAACCTAACGCTCTGGCCGCCGCGACGGCCTGGTTGGCACCTTTACCACCAAAGTGAACTTGATAATCACTGCCTGCCAAGGTTTCTCCTGGCTGCGGAAAGCGCGGCACTTGAACCACATGATCGATATTAGAACTTCCTAACACTAAAAGTTTTGTCATTTTTTGTTCACCACTCCGAAGCGAAACATTCAATTATTTTAATGTTTCGCTAAAAGAATTTACATAGATTTAAATTACGACATCAAAACAGATTCAGTTGATCAAACTGCACGATGCAGAATCAATTTTCGGCCATACTAGCTGCCATGATTAACCAAACTTAATGTGCTCATGGCAACAAAATTCATTATTGATACGGACCCAGGGATTGATGATGCACTCGCGATTGCTTGTGCTTTCGCCGATCCACAGATTGAAGTTCTGGCATTGACCAGTGTATTTGGCAACGCATCGGTTACTCAAACCACTGAAAATGCATTACGCATTCTTGAAGTATTAGAACAAGATGTGCCAGTTTACCCCGGCGCACATCGTCCATTAACTATGCCTGCCAAAGATTTCCCTGCGTTTGTTCATGGTGAAAATGGCTTGGGCAATATTCCGCAACCCAAGGCTAAACGCCAGCCAGAACCGATCAGTGCTGCCCAGTATATTGTGAATGCTGCCAATCAATACCCCGGCGAGATCACCATTGTAGCGCTTGGACCTTTAACCAACCTTGCATTAGCCGTGGC
Encoded proteins:
- the rbsK gene encoding ribokinase; the encoded protein is MTKLLVLGSSNIDHVVQVPRFPQPGETLAGSDYQVHFGGKGANQAVAAARALGCVTHYDKNSHDKDGRNKGSVEFITCLGSDPLGLQLKQALISDGISAQGISCSAELPSGVAMIQVNAQGENQIVLAAGANAALDSQHIKQHAGLFESASLLLMQLETPLEGVVQAAAIAKANQIAVALNPAPAAELPTSLYPLLDWITPNQTEVELLSGIAIIDQHSADQASRWFHQQGVTNVMITLGAEGVWISQQSSDQKIAGQKIAGFKVEVVDTVAAGDTFNGAFFIRLLQGDSIEAAARFAHAAAALCVSKAGAQSSIPKLTDVNEFLESAK
- a CDS encoding CPBP family intramembrane glutamic endopeptidase, whose product is MGERRNMGSGQLYFLSVLTLASMFFLNAVFSKSQLGVFVNYLPLLVFLVSVCLVSFAMAKGYLTRKDISAGKKELLFNVVLLVFLASVFHVISNKYGIEIPLNQIFGMTIYYLVWVAFPEEVIFRLIPSIVWKHSFFRTVLFGSVAFALIHIHKDIWLTAYFFTFGVLLSVLRQYNFSLLSLMTLHSLVNLATYLVAKNSVPIPSVTFYVVMPFCLLCIATASGWILHRKKIQKLKISFTEISVDKELSVDFQYQKVNESLENRPQVIVRRRRMASVRDLEAII